One Peribacillus simplex NBRC 15720 = DSM 1321 genomic region harbors:
- a CDS encoding Na+/H+ antiporter codes for MSFLITLLGLLVSTIIATILNAIWPRIPLPIYQISMGAVFSLLPFHLSFDFHSELFMICVIAPLLFTEGKNTSRKEMLELRKPILLLAFGLVFVTVFAGGFFIHWLIPDMPMAVAFALAATITPTDAVAVQSITKGLKLPGNMLPILEGESLFNDAAGIVAFKVALAAALTGVFSIKDASLNFIFVALGGIFIGILLGYLIVKLRLFLRVHGLEEISMSIVIELITPFAIYMVAEEFHVSGILAVVAAGVIHGIERDRLQSSTTKLQIVSTNTWSVLGYVLNGLVFALLGFMLPSIYQEIESNLNRGNLFGISVLIVLLLLVIRFIWVYILHDTFTKNRVNPLEQFIMSRVHPEDSNDTDEESVSRSRFALLTSVSGIHGTITLATALSIPYFMPDDTLFPMRNTVLFIAACVILLSVTLATVLLPLLVKTPIEFKDERLTTEEAYKIVLNKTINQLSKEATMDNQKAVHQVMEDLNEQLIDLERGITNRPDNRTIRDLVELGANKELEVVSGLAEKGAISETALDLYKVYISRTLNYMQKSSLKRAWINLQAILFKKKINVKWDKKWEAKLEESIVRNADLIREFRKAQKEASKEAISLIKQQTTPENRHEVMLVIKRYNRYLNPFGTLSEKEANRFEEMVSHFQLNAMQIERDIIQLMVEDEQISMQTATELRQNLIYDEMLMIQN; via the coding sequence ATGTCATTCTTAATCACATTGCTCGGATTATTGGTTTCCACAATTATCGCTACAATATTAAATGCAATATGGCCTCGTATTCCACTGCCGATATATCAGATTTCCATGGGAGCAGTGTTTTCATTATTACCATTTCACTTATCGTTTGATTTTCATTCAGAATTATTTATGATCTGTGTCATTGCTCCGCTGCTCTTTACAGAAGGAAAAAATACGTCCCGTAAAGAAATGCTTGAATTGCGTAAGCCTATTCTGTTATTGGCCTTTGGGTTAGTATTTGTGACCGTTTTTGCAGGAGGTTTTTTCATTCACTGGTTAATACCTGATATGCCGATGGCTGTTGCTTTTGCTTTAGCAGCTACAATTACCCCTACGGATGCCGTAGCGGTACAATCGATTACAAAAGGATTGAAATTGCCCGGAAATATGTTGCCCATCCTGGAAGGTGAATCACTTTTCAATGATGCTGCTGGAATCGTTGCTTTTAAAGTTGCCCTGGCAGCTGCCTTAACTGGAGTATTTTCTATAAAAGATGCTTCGCTTAATTTTATATTTGTAGCTTTAGGCGGTATCTTTATAGGTATCCTATTGGGCTATTTAATTGTTAAATTACGATTATTTTTACGGGTTCATGGACTTGAAGAAATCTCCATGTCTATTGTTATTGAACTAATTACGCCTTTTGCCATCTATATGGTAGCTGAAGAATTCCATGTATCCGGAATCTTGGCAGTGGTTGCTGCAGGTGTAATTCATGGCATCGAGCGGGATCGCCTTCAGAGTTCCACAACTAAATTGCAAATTGTATCAACTAATACATGGTCTGTATTAGGTTATGTTTTGAATGGACTTGTATTTGCTTTGTTAGGATTTATGTTGCCGAGTATTTATCAGGAAATTGAGTCCAACTTAAATAGGGGTAATCTTTTTGGGATAAGTGTCTTGATTGTTCTTTTATTATTGGTGATCCGTTTTATTTGGGTATACATTCTGCATGATACTTTTACGAAAAACAGAGTGAATCCATTAGAGCAATTCATTATGTCCAGGGTTCACCCAGAAGATAGCAATGACACCGATGAGGAGAGTGTTTCAAGATCACGATTTGCATTGCTGACATCCGTTAGCGGCATTCATGGAACCATTACATTAGCTACAGCTTTATCCATACCATATTTTATGCCGGATGACACTTTATTCCCGATGCGTAATACAGTCTTGTTTATCGCAGCTTGCGTTATATTGTTAAGCGTCACATTGGCTACGGTTCTCTTGCCATTACTGGTAAAGACACCGATTGAATTCAAAGATGAACGCCTAACCACTGAGGAGGCTTATAAAATTGTTTTAAATAAAACGATCAATCAGCTGAGCAAAGAAGCAACCATGGATAATCAGAAAGCTGTCCATCAAGTAATGGAAGATTTAAATGAACAACTGATAGATTTGGAACGGGGAATAACGAATAGACCGGATAATCGGACAATACGCGATTTAGTGGAGCTAGGGGCCAATAAGGAATTGGAGGTCGTTTCCGGATTAGCCGAAAAAGGGGCTATCTCTGAAACAGCCTTAGACCTTTATAAAGTGTATATTTCAAGAACCTTAAATTATATGCAAAAATCTTCGCTGAAAAGGGCTTGGATCAATTTGCAGGCCATTCTTTTCAAGAAAAAGATCAATGTCAAATGGGATAAGAAATGGGAAGCGAAATTAGAGGAATCCATCGTTAGAAATGCGGACCTGATCCGGGAGTTCCGTAAAGCACAAAAAGAAGCTTCAAAGGAAGCTATTTCATTAATCAAACAACAAACTACACCTGAAAACCGTCATGAAGTCATGCTTGTCATTAAAAGATATAATCGTTATCTGAATCCATTCGGAACATTAAGTGAAAAAGAAGCAAATCGCTTTGAAGAGATGGTGAGTCATTTTCAGTTGAATGCGATGCAAATCGAACGTGATATCATTCAGCTAATGGTTGAAGATGAGCAAATATCCATGCAAACGGCAACTGAGCTTAGACAAAACTTAATCTATGATGAAATGTTAATGATACAAAATTGA
- a CDS encoding DUF3021 domain-containing protein: MKTLLFRSFVGICFGALVMVLTCFGVIAFGEVTALDSGIFVKNAIGCILCGWFFSTATIFFENEKWSLLSQTILHFLTVSILYFLLSFFVGWIPFSLKGLAIGIGIFIPFYMIIWTVFYLYFRFQMKILNDGLDKRRN, encoded by the coding sequence ATGAAAACACTATTATTCCGTAGCTTTGTTGGGATTTGCTTTGGGGCACTCGTGATGGTGCTGACGTGTTTTGGAGTGATCGCTTTTGGGGAGGTCACTGCATTAGACAGTGGAATATTTGTGAAAAACGCGATAGGCTGCATATTATGTGGCTGGTTCTTCAGCACGGCAACAATCTTCTTTGAAAATGAAAAATGGAGTTTGTTATCTCAAACCATTCTGCACTTCCTTACTGTCAGTATTCTTTACTTCCTATTATCTTTCTTTGTTGGTTGGATTCCATTCAGCTTAAAAGGTTTAGCTATAGGAATTGGGATTTTCATACCATTCTATATGATCATCTGGACCGTATTCTATCTCTACTTTCGCTTCCAAATGAAAATATTGAATGATGGACTTGATAAAAGAAGAAATTGA
- a CDS encoding LytTR family DNA-binding domain-containing protein: MKINVEIDEEFKAIEVLIRNNEWNEEVEELMERLKEKKRPYFVGRKEEMQHVIRAEEIICLFTEQDSIMVRTKQGTFEMKERLYELERDLPGNQFVRLSKSVIANLDELSRFEASFNGTLCVYFRSGEKEYVSRHYVQGIKKAFQWKRKGL; this comes from the coding sequence ATGAAAATAAACGTAGAGATAGATGAGGAGTTCAAGGCGATAGAGGTGCTTATCCGTAATAATGAATGGAATGAGGAAGTGGAGGAACTGATGGAGCGCTTGAAGGAAAAGAAAAGACCGTATTTTGTTGGCAGGAAAGAAGAAATGCAGCACGTGATCCGGGCAGAGGAAATAATCTGTTTGTTCACAGAGCAAGATTCCATAATGGTGCGGACGAAACAGGGGACTTTCGAAATGAAAGAAAGGTTATATGAACTGGAAAGGGACCTTCCTGGTAATCAATTCGTGCGATTGTCCAAGTCAGTGATTGCCAATTTAGATGAGTTAAGCAGATTCGAGGCATCTTTCAACGGGACCTTATGTGTGTATTTCCGATCAGGGGAAAAAGAATATGTTTCTCGGCACTATGTTCAAGGGATCAAGAAAGCATTTCAATGGAAAAGGAAGGGATTATGA